The genomic interval GCCGGGAGGTGCTGTCGGCGACGGGCGAAATGCGGGTCACCTGGCCCGTGAAGCTTTCGCCGGGGAAGGCATCGATCGCGAGATCCACCGACTGCCCGAGATTAAATTCGCTGAGGTTGCTGTCGGCCACTTCAATCACGACCAGCACCTGGGACAGGTCGCCCAGGGTGAGCACGGCCTCGCCGGGGAGCACCAGGTCGCCGGGTTCGGCGGCCCGCTCCAGCACCACCCCAGACAGGGAGGCGGTGAGGTTGGCAAAGGAGAGGCGCTGCTGGGTTTCGCGCAAAATTGACCGCTGGGCCTCGACCCGCTGCTGGGCCGCTGCCACCGCCTGCTGCCGGGTCCGCACCTGCTCCTGAGCCGATTGCAGGGCCTGTTGGGCGGTCACCAGGGTGGTCTGGGCCTGCTCCGCCTCCTGGGCAGACACAGCCCCCTGACTGGCCAGGGTCTGGAGGCGCTGGGCATCGTTGCTGGCCTGCTGAAACCGAACCCGCGACTCTTCGATGGAGGTGCGAATGTCGGCCAGCTGGGCCTCGGCCTGGGTGACCTCAAACTGGCGGGCGGCGAGTTCGGCCTGGGCTTCACCCACGGCGGTTTGCAGCAGCACATTGTCAAGGTTGCCCACCACCTGGCCCTGCTGCACCCGATCGCCCACGTCGGCACTCAGGCCCAGCAACCGTCCTTCGGCCTGCGATCGCAGCGATACCTGCCGGGCCGGGCGCGTCGTGCCGGTGTAGGTGCGGGCAGTGGCTGCGTCGGCGGCAACGGCCACATCGACCACCACCGGTCTACCTTCCTGCTCGGCCTGGGCCTGGGCCGCTGGCTCTATCGGTTGGCCACAGGCGACGGTTACGATCCCAATGCCTCCGATCAGCAAAAACCCTGCCGTCCCCATCGGTGCACGCCCTGCCCATCGAAACTGTTTGACAACCATGGCTATTCCCCCTAACCGTTGCGTTTAATTTACTTTACAAATTTTGATTTGGGCTTCTACCTTTCAGGGGATGCTCAGTTGTGTGAGTTGAGCATGGCGGTGACCGGGTGTTGGCAGTAGCTACAAACCCAGCCGAGGGCTTGGTACTAGGGCTGGTCCGCTGGGCTACGGCTACCCCGAATCATCCCAGTCGGGGCAGCGCAGCGGTACTTGATTAAATTATTTGGTTGAGCAATATTAAATGAATTAAGGATGCCACAGGAAACGGTGATTCTGCTATCGATGCCCTAGGGCGTGTCATCAATTGTGGCTAAAAGCTCGGTATATCAAGCTTTGCCACGCCCGACCCAAACGACAGGCTAAGGGCTGTAACCCTTAGTTTTTGGGGATTTAGCAGCTAATTGATGACAGCCCCTAGGGCTTTAGTTGCTTTGAGCCCCGCCTCGACGTCCCGAGGGCAATAGCCCAAGGCAAAGGCGCGATCGCTGCGGGAGGACACATCCGGGGGGCGAGGGGCGGGCATGACGACATCGGCCTGCTTCCCCGGCACAATCAGGGCAGTCTCCAGGCCAAACACCGCCGCCATCCGCAGGCCAAAATCGTAGCGGCTAAGGCGCTCAGGGCCACCCAGATGCAGCAGGCCAGTCGCTTTTTCAAGGGCCAGCAGCAGGCCAGCGGCGACATCTTCAACGTAGGCGGGGGTCCGAAACTCGTCGGTAAACAGGTGCAGGGGCTGCCCCGCCCTCAAAGTGCGCACAAACCCCTGCAGGAAGCACTCCGCCGTCGGGCTGGGGGGACCGTAGAGCAGCGGCAGGCGACACACCGCAGCGAAGGGATGCAGGGCCTGAACCAGGGCCTCGGCCTCGACCTTGTGGCGACCGTACAGGCTGATGGGGCTGGGGGGAGAGTCCTCGCTGTAGGGGGCAGCCTGGCCGTCAAACACCTGGTCGGTGGAGGTAAAGGCGAGGGGAATGTTGGAGTTGCCGCAGAACTGGGCCAGCACCCGTGTCGCCTCTACATTCAGCCGGTGGGAGAGGTCCGGCTCCTGCTCGCAGCGGTTGGGCTGGGACAGAGCAGCGGTATGGATGACTGCATCGGGGGCAAGGGACTCTAGCCAGGGGGGGAGGGCCGCGAGGGCGGTGAGGTCAAGCTCGTATAGTTCCACTCCCGGCAGGGGTGGACGGTGGCGGTGGTAAGTGCCCACAACTTGCCAGGTGGCCTGGGCGGCGCGGCACAGGTGCCAGCCCAAAAAGCCGCTAGCGCCCGTAACCAAGAGCCGCCGGGGAGAGCTGGCGCTGCTGCCGGCAGGGAGCGCATCGTGCGGCGCTTTGGGGGATTGGTTTTCCATGGGGCCAGATATGGGATTGAATGGAAGCGGTCTAGCTGGCGGGTGGGTATGGCGCGGTATCGATGGGGGTTGCAGGGTAGACGGCCCTGGTCAGGAGTGCTCCGGGGCAGAATCGACCCCAAACGGGCCTCTCGTCCCGAGCGGCTGGTTTGGCGGTTAGCGCTGGGGCTAGCTTTGGGGCTAGCGCTGGGGCCTATGGGCGGGCTGCCCAGCTACTCTAGCGGTGCAGCTATTGCCCAGACACCCGCTGTCGAGGAGGCATTTTTTGCCGATGTGCTGGTGCGAGGGCAGCCGGTGTTTCAGGTGGGGGGCCTGCCCGATGTTAACGCGGCCGACCGGGCCGGGCAAATCAACCGCCGCATTGCCGCTATGCTCAACCAGGAGACCGATACAGCGCCCGTGACCGTCAGCGTGGACAACGAGCGCAACCTGGCCACGCTCCAGGTCAACGAGCGGCTGATCATGACCGTCACCGCCCAGGATGCCCTCGACTTCAATACCGACCTGGCCACCCTGGCTCAGCGCTGGGCCGACCTGCTCAACCAGGCCATGGCTCGCACCAACCTGGCGGCGGCGGCGGCCTACCGCATTCAAGGCACCGCCCTGCAGTTAGCCCGCAACACCCTGGACGGACTACCGGCCCTGCTGGGGGCTCTGGTGATGCTCGTGTTCACCTGGTTGGGGGCGGCGGCGGTGCGCCATGCCGTGCTGGTGTGGGCTCAAAAAACCGAGGGCGATCGCACCACCGAAGAGCTGATCAGCCGCCTGTGCTACGGGGCCGTGTGGACCCTTGGCAGCGTGGTGGCCCTGGGGGTGCTGGGGGTCAACTTCGCCGCCCTGCTGGGTACCCTCGGCCTCACCAGTGTGGCCATTGGCTTTAGCCTGCGGGATGTGCTGAGCAACTATATCTCGGGGGTAATTTTGCTGGCCACCCGGCCCTTTCGGATTGGCGACCAGGTGGTGATTGACAGCTACGAGGGCACCGTCACCCAAATTCAGCTGCGGGCCACCACGGTGCAGACCTACGACGGTCGCCTGGTGTTTATTCCCAACCAGGAGGTTTTCCAGCGCAGTATCACCAATAACACCGCCGCCCCGGTGCGGTTGAGTAGCATTACTATCGGCCTCGACTACACCACCGACCTGCCCAGCATTCTGCACCGCATCCAGCGGCAGATCATGGCCGTGGAGGGGGTGGAGCCCGACCCGGAGTCGGTGGTGCTGGTGCGGGAGTTGACCCCAAACACGGTCAATCTGGAGGCCCAGTTTTGGGTCAACTCCCGCAAGCAGTCCTTCCTACAGGTCACCTCCAGGGTGCTGGCGGCGATCAAGCTGACCCTGCCCCAGGCCCGCTCCGACGCGGCGATTGCCCCCGAGGACATGACCACGGAGCCGATTCCCGACGGCGGTGAGAGTCCTCCGGCGGGTGACCCGGCGGCAGCGGAACCCTAGAGCATGTCATCGATTGTGGTCAAAAGCTGGGTATATCATGCTTTGCCACGCCCGACCCAAACGACAGGCTGGGGGCTGTAACCCTTAATTTTTGGCCGTTTGGCAGCTAATTGATGACAGCCCCTAGGGGGGCGCTATGCTTAGGGGCACTGCTCCAATCCATCCTTATCCCCAGCAGCGGCTGCTATGGAACGCAACCAGTTTCGCGTCGGCACCTTCAACCTCAACAACCTGATGCTGCCCGATCGCGAGTTCTACCCCGGCGAAGCCCACTCCCAGGCCGATTACCTCAAAAAA from Leptolyngbya sp. KIOST-1 carries:
- a CDS encoding SDR family oxidoreductase → MENQSPKAPHDALPAGSSASSPRRLLVTGASGFLGWHLCRAAQATWQVVGTYHRHRPPLPGVELYELDLTALAALPPWLESLAPDAVIHTAALSQPNRCEQEPDLSHRLNVEATRVLAQFCGNSNIPLAFTSTDQVFDGQAAPYSEDSPPSPISLYGRHKVEAEALVQALHPFAAVCRLPLLYGPPSPTAECFLQGFVRTLRAGQPLHLFTDEFRTPAYVEDVAAGLLLALEKATGLLHLGGPERLSRYDFGLRMAAVFGLETALIVPGKQADVVMPAPRPPDVSSRSDRAFALGYCPRDVEAGLKATKALGAVIN
- a CDS encoding efflux RND transporter periplasmic adaptor subunit, with the protein product MVVKQFRWAGRAPMGTAGFLLIGGIGIVTVACGQPIEPAAQAQAEQEGRPVVVDVAVAADAATARTYTGTTRPARQVSLRSQAEGRLLGLSADVGDRVQQGQVVGNLDNVLLQTAVGEAQAELAARQFEVTQAEAQLADIRTSIEESRVRFQQASNDAQRLQTLASQGAVSAQEAEQAQTTLVTAQQALQSAQEQVRTRQQAVAAAQQRVEAQRSILRETQQRLSFANLTASLSGVVLERAAEPGDLVLPGEAVLTLGDLSQVLVVIEVADSNLSEFNLGQSVDLAIDAFPGESFTGQVTRISPVADSTSRLLPVEITVANPGGRIGSGLLARVTGTSGQSNAVSVPESALEVAEDSDSQIFVVTEADGLSVVEARSVQVGDRADGQVTLLSGLTPGEQYVVRSSQPLESGQTVELSLTSEG
- a CDS encoding mechanosensitive ion channel family protein, whose protein sequence is MARYRWGLQGRRPWSGVLRGRIDPKRASRPERLVWRLALGLALGLALGPMGGLPSYSSGAAIAQTPAVEEAFFADVLVRGQPVFQVGGLPDVNAADRAGQINRRIAAMLNQETDTAPVTVSVDNERNLATLQVNERLIMTVTAQDALDFNTDLATLAQRWADLLNQAMARTNLAAAAAYRIQGTALQLARNTLDGLPALLGALVMLVFTWLGAAAVRHAVLVWAQKTEGDRTTEELISRLCYGAVWTLGSVVALGVLGVNFAALLGTLGLTSVAIGFSLRDVLSNYISGVILLATRPFRIGDQVVIDSYEGTVTQIQLRATTVQTYDGRLVFIPNQEVFQRSITNNTAAPVRLSSITIGLDYTTDLPSILHRIQRQIMAVEGVEPDPESVVLVRELTPNTVNLEAQFWVNSRKQSFLQVTSRVLAAIKLTLPQARSDAAIAPEDMTTEPIPDGGESPPAGDPAAAEP